A DNA window from Ranitomeya imitator isolate aRanImi1 chromosome 2, aRanImi1.pri, whole genome shotgun sequence contains the following coding sequences:
- the LOC138665179 gene encoding chromobox protein homolog 2-like, producing the protein MEELSAVGEQVFAAECILSKRLRKGTPEYLVKWRGWSSKHNSWEPEENILDPRLLLAFQKREQEKELRNRRRGKRPRGRPRKNVESEVPPKPKSSSSSSSSSSSNSSSSSSSSSSSSSSDDSEAETPLSPRPRDSHPVPQKKAQAVVVRPELKEQLRKKRGRKPLLPDQKIPRRTKGAKPGPKSAAEKLQSAHNAQGFSTLKANSKDLPVPSNNRQLSAELLSNIAKSTLSHPNGNSTRNLSWQSSIVHYMNRIAQNNPQAGRKPVTSALLSKRSCQTAESKGASKMQIDLGPSAPKTVKLDTEEHTSPQTNQSAARPGIANRETTQTLNLHNKIQGGQGAGTLSGTSSVHVAQKNNAPPKNSNPPSHGIATDFKAEKMSRKSGGISQVRTGLPGSTRDVPTSERGQQAEPRKDLAELSTGDDSSLDSDHDSSLSSQDMSVQASQDWKPARSLLEHVFVTDVTANLITVTVKESPTSVGFFNMRPY; encoded by the exons ATGGAGGAGCTGAGCGCGGTCGGGGAGCAGGTGTTCGCGGCGGAGTGCATCCTGAGCAAGAGGCTGCGGAAG GGCACCCCGGAATACCTGGTGAAGTGGAGGGGATGGTCCTCCAA gCACAATAGTTGGGAGCCTGAGGAAAATATTCTTGACCCACGACTACTTTTGGCATTCCAAAAGAG GGAACAGGAAAAAGAGCTACGGAACAGAAGAAGAGGAAAAAGACCACGAGGGAGACCACGTAAAAATGTG GAGTCAGAAGTGCCACCAAAACCCAAATCAAGCAgctcttcttcctcatcctcttcttcTAACtcgtcctcgtcctcctcttcatcttcctcctcatcctcatcagatgacagTGAGGCTGAAACTCCGCTCTCTCCAAGGCCACGAGATTCCCACCCAGTTCCACAGAAGAAAGCACAAGCTGTGGTAGTAAGGCCAGAGTTAAAAGAACAACTCCGCAAGAAGAGGGGAAGAAAACCATTGCTTCCTGATCAGAAAATCCCTAGGAGGACCAAGGGAGCAAAGCCAGGACCTAAAAGTGCAGCAGAAAAATTACAGTCTGCTCATAATGCACAAGGATTCTCCACTCTTAAAGCCAATTCCAAAGACTTACCTGTACCCAGCAATAACCGGCAGTTGTCTGCAGAATTACTCTCCAACATTGCAAAAAGCACTCTTAGCCACCCCAATGGGAATTCCACCAGAAACTTAAGCTGGCAGAGCTCAATTGTACATTATATGAATCGGATAGCCCAAAACAACCCTCAGGCAGGCAGGAAGCCAGTGACTTCTGCATTACTTTCCAAACGAAGCTGTCAGACTGCAGAATCTAAAGGTGCCTCCAAGATGCAGATTGATCTTGGCCCATCTGCTCCGAAAACAGTCAAACTTGATACTGAAGAGCACACAAGTCCACAGACAAATCAGTCTGCAGCAAGGCCTGGAATAGCTAACCGAGAAACAACGCAAACCTTAAATCTTCATAACAAAATTCAAGGTGGGCAGGGTGCGGGAACACTAAGTGGTACATCTTCTGTGCATGTTGCTCAGAAAAATAATGCTCCTCCGAAAAATAGCAATCCTCCTTCACATGGGATAGCCACGGATTTTAAGGCTGAAAAAATGAGTAGAAAAAGTGGGGGGATAAGCCAAGTAAGGACTGGGCTTCCCGGATCCACAAGAGATGTCCCTACTTCTGAGCGTGGACAGCAGGCAGAGCCTCGCAAGGATCTTGCGGAGTTGAGCACCGGCGACGATAGCAGTTTGGACTCTGACCATGATTCATCACTTTCCAGCCAGGACATGTCTGTCCAGGCTAGCCAAGACTGGAAACCAGCGCGCAGTCTGCTTGAGCATGTTTTTGTGACAGATGTCACTGCCAATCTCATCACAGTTACTGTAAAGGAGTCTCCCACCAGTGTTGGCTTCTTTAACATGCGGCCTTACTGA